From one Brachypodium distachyon strain Bd21 chromosome 4, Brachypodium_distachyon_v3.0, whole genome shotgun sequence genomic stretch:
- the LOC100839640 gene encoding uncharacterized protein LOC100839640 encodes MSWFARSIANSLLSPDEPDADGEDPRPSASPTPGSPPRGVREDLSELTDALAHRFQGLASFLAPPAPGGGGSPRAPNPAEIAGRFRAGLARLPGRQAVADLAKIASSLLPPDEGWGEADAAGVTEDVVAFARDAAMRPELWLDFPLLADDAYSDDFDMTDAQQDHALAVESMAPELADLRIELCPSHMSEACFWMIYFVLLHSKLTKEDAELLSTPQILEAREKLSEDLRYQEKLESNEDTVDVPFSSAEGTVPKLAEVVGVLKDQDALVRATSFSNIDLGIRQPADLKVLAKDTVSIAGAVTSDNISGSVPVQLVPVFTVATECSESRMDESIHAFCTEDATEFSKSRIEESTPDFTTEVAVANDQTVTSIDSSPLMKDQRKQPSNDLGQSRVVVQKTYNDDSEGDGDEWLEEETGGPGNMHIPIAHDDEDVSFSDLEEDDDAA; translated from the exons ATGTCTTGGTTCGCGCGCTCCATCGCCAACTCCCTCCTCTCGCCCGACGAACCCGACGCCGACGGCGAAGACCCCCGCCCTTCCGCGTCCCCCACCCCGGGCTCACCTCCTCGTGGCGTCCGCGAGGACCTCTCGGAGCTCACCGACGCCCTGGCCCACCGGTTCCAGGGcctcgcctccttcctcgCTCCGCCcgctcccggcggcggcggctcaccCCGCGCGCCGAACCCGGCTGAGATCGCGGGCCGCTTCCGCGCAGGGCTCGCTCGGCTCCCGGGCCGCCAGGCCGTCGCGGATCTCGCCAAGATCGCCTCCTCTCTGCTGCCCCCGGACGAAGGCTGGGGCGAGGCGGATGCCGCGGGGGTTACCGAGGACGTGGTCGCCTTCGCGCGGGACGCCGCCATGCGACCCGAGCTCTGGCTCGACTTCCCCCTTCTCGCTGACGACGCCTACTCGGACG ATTTCGACATGACTGATGCGCAGCAAGACCACGCGTTGGCAGTCGAGAGCATGGCGCCGGAGCTGGCCGATCTCAGGATCGAGCTCTGCCCGAGCCACATGAGCGAGGCCTGTTTCTGGATGATATACTTCGTGCTGCTGCACTCTAAGCTCACAAAGGAGGACGCTGAACTTCTTTCAACTCCGCAG ATTTTGGAAGCTAGAGAGAAGTTGTCAGAAGATTTGAGATATCAGGAAAAGTTAGAGAGCAATGAAGACACAGTAGATGTGCCTTTCAGCAGTGCAGAGGGTACTGTACCTAAGCTTGCAGAGGTGGTTGGCGTATTGAAAGATCAAGATGCCTTGGTGAGGGCCACATCTTTTAGCAACATAGACCTCGGTATACGTCAACCAGCTGATCTGAAAGTGCTAGCAAAAGATACAGTCAGCATCGCTGGAGCTGTTACGTCAGATAACATCAGCGGCAGTGTACCTGTACAACTTGTGCCCGTATTTACAGTGGCCACTGAGTGCTCAGAATCAAGGATGGACGAAAGCATTCATGCTTTCTGTACAGAAGATGCCACTGAATTTTCAAAATCCAGGATCGAAGAAAGCACACCTGACTTCACTACAGAAGTTGCTGTAGCAAATGACCAAACTGTGACATCAATAGACAGTTCTCCGTTGATGAAAGATCAACGGAAACAGCCATCGAATGACCTAGGTCAATCAAGAGTTGTCGTTCAGAAGACGTATAATGATGACAGCGAAGGTGATGGGGATGAATGGTTGGAAGAGGAGACAGGTGGTCCGGGAAATATGCACATCCCAATAGCACACGACGATGAGGATGTATCTTTCAGTGATCTTGAGGAAGATGATGACGCAGCATGA
- the LOC100823397 gene encoding disease resistance protein RGA2 has protein sequence MKVLEDLVAPAVMSDLVSRLISFLIERYGKRRTSSCSWVEPASRLELLALKIHAVVDEAEQRHMGNKRSLLLWLQKLMDGMYRAYFAVDSARHRQDDDDGLLVRPRPMKRRRTVSAGAGDDDDGRGRVVVQLSLVLASLESATADLKDFVQLLACCPTIPRATNFRSDGNKCMFGRLVERERIIGFLTRPDAGLGILPVVGGPEVGKGTIVKHVCDDPRVRRHFDVILYSYGSLLAASSRCIHDDVLGAFRSGGHLLHEAPVSGSGRRRHLLVIKNTYQVDIDEEAWVAVCASLGTANGSRIIVVSENDRVAELGTVEPLRVKPLRREEYWYFFRSLALGPVPEDEEHYPPGLAVLGRQIAAALHGSFFGAKVLGGLLRSNLDERFWRSMLGVVRRFQAAMLLRGGVERQHFSKLGIARMVIKVLPTPLKLKCASQSCGPSDEFFPPAVDVQHLLRAGRVVPAGGESETAEMRVVLWESACPPNYRYTVVCETVRMSA, from the coding sequence ATGAAGGTGCTCGAGGACCTCGTCGCCCCAGCTGTCATGTCGGATTTGGTGAGCAGGCTGATCTCCTTCCTCATAGAGCGATacgggaagaggaggacgTCGTCCTGCAGCTGGGTGGAGCCGGCCAGTAGGCTCGAGCTTCTCGCTCTCAAGATCCACGCCGTCGTGGACGAGGCCGAGCAGCGGCACATGGGCAACAAGCGGAGCCTGCTCCTGTGGCTCCAGAAGCTCATGGACGGCATGTACCGCGCGTACTTTGCCGTTGACTCTGCGAGGCACCGccaagacgacgacgatgggCTGCTGGTCAGACCACGGCCCATGAAGCGTCGCCGTACCGtctccgccggagccggagacgacgacgacggccgcggCCGGGTCGTCGTCCAACTTAGTCTTGTGCTGGCGAGCCTGGAATCTGCTACGGCGGACCTCAAGGACTTCGTTCAGCTACTTGCCTGCTGCCCAACGATACCGCGGGCCACCAATTTTCGCTCCGACGGCAATAAGTGCATGTTCGGCAGGCTCGTCGAGAGAGAGCGCATCATCGGCTTCCTGACGCGTCCTGACGCCGGTCTCGGCATCCTGCCTGTCGTCGGCGGCCCAGAGGTCGGAAAGGGCACCATCGTGAAGCACGTCTGCGACGACCCGAGGGTGCGCCGCCACTTCGACGTGATCCTCTACTCGTACGGGTCCCTTCTCGCTGCGAGCTCGCGCTGCATCCATGACGACGTGCTGGGCGCGTTTCGGAGCGGCGGGCACCTGCTTCATGAGGCACCAGTCTCAGGgtcagggaggaggagacacCTGCTGGTGATCAAGAACACGTACCAAGTGGACATCGACGAGGAGGCATGGGTTGCGGTGTGCGCGTCCTTGGGAACGGCAAACGGGAGCAGGATCATAGTGGTCAGCGAGAACGACCGCGTCGCGGAGCTCGGCACCGTGGAGCCGCTGAGGGTGAAGCCGCTGCGGCGCGAGGAGTACTGGTACTTCTTCAGGTCGCTCGCCTTGGGCCCGGTCCCGGAGGATGAGGAGCACTACCCCCCGGGCCTCGCCGTGCTCGGCAGGCAgatcgcggcggcgctccACGGGTCCTTCTTCGGCGCCAAGGTGCTCGGCGGGCTCCTGAGGTCGAACCTCGACGAGCGGTTCTGGCGGTCCATGCTGGGCGTCGTGCGCCGGTTCCAGGCGGCGATGCTTCTGCGAGGAGGCGTCGAGCGGCAGCATTTCTCCAAGCTCGGCATCGCCCGGATGGTGATCAAGGTGCTCCCCACGCCGCTCAAGCTCAAGTGCGCTTCTCAGTCTTGTGGGCCTTCGGATGAGTTCTTCCCCCCCGCCGTTGATGTTCAGCACCTGCTCCGCGCCGGAAGAGTcgttccggccggcggtgagAGTGAGACGGCTGAGATGCGGGTCGTGCTGTGGGAGTCGGCGTGCCCGCCCAACTATCGGTACACGGTTGTGTGCGAGACCGTGCGTATGAGTGCGTAA